CCAGGAATTCAACAATGGAAAATGGGTTCGCGAGGAGCAGCACAATAATTAAGGGCATCGTTATGAATCGTAGTGTAATCGCATCGGGAATTTTGATGTTGGCCTTGGCGGCGGGCGCTGGGCATCCACAACTGTTGACCACGGCGGAGCAGCACGAGGCCATCCGCCGGAAAGTGGCGACGGTTGATTGGGCGAAGTCGGCGTTTGCCAAGTTGCAGGAGCGCATTGACGGCTATGTGGCCCAAACGGCCGCCGATCCGCAGTGGGCGGTTTCGCGTTTGGCGATGAACTGGGATACGCACTATGTTACGCCGATTACGGAAGGTTCGCGCACCATCAAAGGCGAAGGCCGTGCCGAAGTGCCGACGCCACGCTTTGCCGGCGCGCGCGATTGGAAGACCGACTATGTCCGCCAGACGCCGATTGAAAACCTCAAGCCGTTCAACGACAAGGATGGCAAGATTTGCCTGGTCAACGAAACGACCGGCCAGGAGGAGTGGGTAGACCCCTCCATCACCGGCCACGCCATTGAGCGGATCAACAACGAGATCATGGCGCTGGCCGCCGACGCCGCGTTCCTCTATTGGGTGACGGGCAACAAGGCGTATGCCGACTTTGCCGCGCCGATTCTATGGACCTACATGAACGGTTTGGCGCACACGAAGAAGCCGGTCATCCTGGATGAAAATGGCGGGCCCCACAGGATCATAGGAACCGCTTCCTATGAGGTGATCCACGACGGGATCCTGCACAGCATCGCCGTGGCCTACGATTATCTGTACGACTACATCCGGTCTGATGATTCCATGGATGGAACCGTGGTCGAGATGGGCATCAAGCGTTTTGTGGATCGCATCATCGAGGGGGGCGGGCGCACGGGCAACTGGAACCTGCACCAGGCCAAGAAGATTGCCTACGGCGGAATGGTGCTGGGCTCGAATGAAGCCTATGCCGATCTGAAAGGGCGGCAATACTACATCGATATTGCACTGAACGCCGACCTGCCGAACCAATGGGGCGTTACCCATGTGATTCGCGAGGGCTACGACCAGGAAACGGCTATTTGGCCGGAGGCCCCGGGCTATGCGTTCGACACCACCGCCAACATCATCGAGATTGTTTCGTTGCTGTCGACCGATCCCGACGGGCGCAAGGCGCTCGAAAATCCGTTGCTCAAGAAGGCGGTGCTCGATCAGCGCAAGCAGACCTATCCGCCGGGCTATTCCCATGCGATGGGCGACACCAGCTATGCGCGCGTCGATGCCCGTGCCGGCGAGCTGATGCTGAGCTGGGCGTTGAGCCAGGGAGACCAGGAAGCGATCGAGGCGTTTTCCGCCTTGCTGCAGGGCGAGGTGGCGTCCGGGAAGTATGATCGCAATTCCCAGGAGAGCCTGCTGGCCTTGACCCGTTATGCGGCCGAGCTGCCGAAGGCCCATCCCGAGGTGCTGAAAAAGACGCCGACCTATTTTGCCGAGCCGGTCAACCTGGTGATGCTGGAAAACCGTTCAGGAAACGGCGATGCCCGCTATGCGCTGGGGGCCGCCATGTTTGGCACCAAGGGCGGCCACATGCACGCCAACGGGCTTGCGGTCGAGCTTTATGGCGCGGGCTATGTGCTGGGCTTCGACTCCGGGCGCGGTAGCAGCTATTGGCAACCCGACCATGGCGACTATTATTCAAAGGCGCCGGCGCATAACACGGTGATCGTTAACGGGACGTCGAGTTACGCGCGCCATGGAAGGGATACGATCGCGATGCAGGTCGAGGCGGTCGAACCGGCCTTTGACCAGCCCGCGGAAAACGAGCACCTGACCTATCTCACCGCGAGTTTCAGGCACACGAAGCCCGCTGCCAGCCAGCAGCGCACACTGGCTCTCGTTCGGATCGACGACACCACCGCATTCTATTTTGATGTCTTCCGTTCAAAAACGGATAAAGCGGATCCCGACCAGTACCACGACTGGTTCTACCACGGCATGGCCGACGCGATGGACGTGAAGGCGTTGTCGCTGAAGCCGAGCAAGCAGCTCACTTCCAAGCGCGGGAATATGAAGGGCTACGATTATTTCACGGAAGAGAAATCGACCGAAACCGATTCACCGGTCAAGGCGACGTTCCCGCTGCATATCGAGGGGAACGAGGTTGCGATGGATGTCTGGATGCTCGCGGAGGAGGGCCGCCGTGTTTATTCGGTGATGGCTCCGGCCAACCGCGGCGCCCGCCACTACGTTGACGAACAATATTGGGATCGACTTCAGCCGACCCTGGTGGTGCGCCAGATGGGCGAAGCGTGGGAGCGTCCGTTCGTCGCGGTTTATGAACCCTCATTGCAGGCGGATGGCACGAAGATCCGTTCGGTGAAGCAGGTCGGTGCGGACCGCTGGCGGGTGGGCGGCGAGGGGTGGTCGGCCGTGCTGTCGCTCGATGGAGCCAAGCTGGGGCTGGAGGTTGAACATGGGAAATAGGAAACCGGTTCGGAGCGGCGGGGTCACTGGCTTTAGCATGTTTTGCATTGCGTGGAGCAGGCGTTTCGCCTGCCTCGCCGGGGGGCTCGTCGCCATGGGTGTTTGCGAAGCATCGGAACCCTTGGTGCTGGGCTATGGTAAAGAGGCGTTCACGGTCGGGAATGAATTGTATGCGACGGAGTTTGCCGACCCGGAAAACTGGGTGGTCCAGGTTGCGGACGTGGATTCCCCGACGAAGGAGCGCGTAACGTTCGAAGCAGGCATGTTGGATTTGTACATGCCGGACCGGGGTTGCACGGCGTGGTTGAACAAACCGTTCAAGGGGCCGATCACGATCGTCTACAACGTGCGCTGTCCTCTGGAGACGGAGAAGGATGACGGAATCCTTGCAACGGACATCAATAATTTCTGGCACTGCTCCGATCCCCGGAACTTCGATGCCGTTCTCACTACCACCCAAACGCACTACCACGGTGGTTTCCTGGGCTATCACGAGATGCGCGGCTACTATGCCTGCACCGGCGGTGGCCGCAACCGGACCACGCGCTTCCGGCGCTATCCGCGCTGGAAGGACGGCAAGGACATCCCGCACATCGCGGTGAACGCGAACGACGGAAAGAAGGAGTTCCTGATCGAACCCGGCACGTGGCACACGATCCAGTTGGTCTATTGCGATGGGTTGCTTCAGTACATCAAGGATGGTCTTGTGGTGTATGAATTCAAGGAAGGCGATGCCATTACCGTTGAAACGCGCGACAAGGATAACCGGCGGCAGAAGCACGAGGAAACCTACACGCTGGATAAATTTCCGGCCTACGACGAGGGTTATTTCGGCTTCCGGATGGTGGGTTCGCACCATCAATATAAGAATTTGAAGATTTACGAGCTGGTACCTGAATAAGAAATCTGGGCAGGCGAGTTTTTGACGGGATAACAGGATGAACAGGATTCTATTTAAACAGATCCTGAAAATCCTGTTATCCTGTCTGAATTACATCGGAGAAGGGAGTACGGGATGAAGTTGGTTAAGTTCATGTTGCTGGGGATTCTGGCGGGGGCGTTGGCCGGGTGCCGAAGCACGAAGGTGGAGGAGGCTCCCGCAGTGGTTGTGGCGGGCCATGGCAAGGCGGCCTTCACGGTTGGGGAAAAGCTCTACGAGACGGATTTCAGTTCTTCGGAAGGCTGGGTGGTGCAGGTTGAGCAGAAGGGCGAGCCTGGCAAGGAGTGGATCCGGTTCGGCGACCATATGCTGGACCTGTGCATGCCGGCGCGCGGTTGCACCGCGTGGCTGACGAAAAAGTTCCAAGGGCCGATTGCGATCGTGTACCAGGTGAAGTGTCCGTTGGAGTGGATCGATGGCGACGCCATCCAGGCGCGCGATATCAACAATTTCTGGCACTGCTCGCACCCCGGCGACGCCGAAAAAATCTTCGATGCCGAGCTCTACCACGGCGGGTTCGGCAGCTATTCCAAGATGCAGGGCTACTATGCCAGCACCGGGGGCGGGGCACACGAGGGGAATCATACCACGCGCTTCCGCCGCTATCCGCGCGAAGTGGACGGCAAGCCCTATCCGCACATTGCGCTCAATGATCGCGACGATCAGGAAGGCTATCTGATTACGCCCGGCGCATGGCACACCGTTCAGCTGGTTGCCTGCAACGGGCTGGTGCAGTACATCGTGGACGGCAAGGTGGTTTACGAGATCAAGGAGGGCGACTCCATCGATATTGAAACCCCCGACAAGGGCAAGGTGACCAAGCCGTATTCGCTGAAGGAATTCCCGGCCTATGTGGAAGGCTATTTCGGCTTCCGCCTGGTGCGGACGCATCACCAGTACAGGAACCTGAAAATCTACCGGTTGGATCCGAAATAATGTTTGGAAATGGCGCATGAACAAAGGAAGCACGATGAACGTATTAAAAGTCATGTTGATGGGTGTCGCGATTACTGCTTGCTCCGTATCTGCGGGTGCCAGCGATTGGAACATGGACCTGAGCGACCGCCTGGGTGTGGTGCCGGTGGACGGCGGATTTAAGCAGGAGGGCTACTGGGTCTGGGGCAGCTCCATCGTTAAGGGCGATGACGGGAAATACCACATGTATGTTTCGCGCTGGCCGAAGTCGCTCAAGTTTCATCCGGGTTGGATGGTGGCCTCGGAGATTGTCCATGCGGTCTCGGACACCGCGGTCGGGCCGTATGCGTTCAGCGACGTTGCCCTGGGCAAGCGGCATCCGCAGTATTGGGACGGATGCACACAGCACAACCCGAAGGTGTTCCGTCATGGGGATACCTATATCCTGTTTTACACGGGTTCAACCCATCCGTTCGATGATGCCGTGAACCATCCGGATGAAGTTGTTTTGAATTCAAAATATTCCATTGTCGGCCGCTCCAATAAACGCATCGGCGTTGCAACGGCAAAAAGCCCGTACGGCCCGTGGACGCGGATGGATGCGCCGGTGCTGGATACGAAGCCGGGCACCTTTTACAGCTTCCTGACCTCCAACCCAACCCCCATCATTAACAACGACGGCAGCGTGCTGCTGATCTTCAAGTCGCGAAAGCACAACGACCAGTTTCCGTATCACAGCGACATGATGCTGGGCGTGGCCAAGGCACCGCATTTCACCGGCCCCTATACCGTCGCGATGGATGAGCCGATCTTCAGCGAAACGCGGTTTGGCGTGGTGGAAGATCCCTACCTCTGGAAAGACGAAAGCGGCTATCACATGCTGGCCAAGGATATGAAGGGGAAGATTGCCGGAAAACATCATGCCGGTATCGTGGCCCACTCCAAGGATGGATTGAACTGGGAGATCGGCGAACATCCGCTGGCCTACACGAAACACATCAAATGGGATGACGGCACCGAAGGCGAAATGGGGCAACTCGAACGCGTGCAGGGCTTGATTGAAGACGGTGTGCTGACCCACCTGAGTTTTGCCGTGATGGACGGCCCGGGCGGTTTCGGGAATGGTAAAAACACCTGGAACATTGTGGTGCCGATCAAGCCGGAATAATTGAAATACAACGCTTGGAGTTTTTGGTGCCTTAAGCGAAGCGGGGGTTAAAACCTGCTTTAAAAAAAATAGGAGTTGTTCTCATGAAATTTTTATCTGTTTTTCTAGCGATGGTTTTCCCATTGATGACGATGGCGGATTTGCGAATGGATGTTGGGCGTTCCGATTTGTCGGATTGGACGGGTGTTTCCACTGTCGGAAAAAATGAAGCGGGAGTGGAGAGCGGTAAGCCGGTTTCCTATACCTACCAAAACCAGAACCGGGTCTATCCGGGACTGATGCGCGATTTCTACGGCGATGCCGCGGACTGGTACGGCTATGCCGGACTCTCCTTCGAGCTATTTCTCGATAAGCCTTCCACCGCCGAGGTGACCGCAACGTTCAAGGCCGATCCGGTGGATCACATGGAGCTGAACCCGGCCTCGACCGCCACGGTGTTGGTTACGGGGCAGGGGTGGAAAACCGTTTATCTTCCGTGGGATTTGTTCGACGTCAACGCGGCCCAGCTCGGCAACGCGCTACAGGCCGTGAAGGAGCTGGAGCTCACCGCAACGTCGGCGGAAAACAGCGAGCTGAAAATCCGCAATGTGCGGGTGGTCAAAGGCGAGCTGGTTTCCGTTCAATCCCCGGTTCAGGGACGCGCAACGGAGGCGGGCGGTTCGGTGCACTATGAACTGCGCGTCGGGAACACTTCGGACAGCAAGCTGGGTGTCCGGCTGCATGTTGAAAAAACAGGCTGGGAGTCGATGGTCGTTTCGCTCGAAACCTCCACGCTGGAGTTGGAGCCGGGCGAAGAGAAAACGGTTGCGGTCGAGGTGGCCATTCCCGCATCGCTTCCGGCTGGGGCCCGCGAGAAACAGATCATCAAGGCCATCCCGAATGGCCTGGGCGCCGCGTCGGGAACCATCGCGTTTTTCACTGCGGTTCGCGTTCCAACCCCCAACATCGTCTTCACCGCCGACCAATGGCAGGCAGTGAAGGACAAGGTGGCCAACCATGACTGGGCCAAGAAGGAATTGACGGAATGCGAGAAGGCGGCTTCCGGATGGAAGGTTCCGGAGGCTAAGTTTGATCCGGCCGATCCGCAGCAGCCGCTGTTCCATAAAACCCACGCTGATCCGCTCAAGACGTGCGGCATCGCCTATCAATTGACCGGCAAGCAGGAGTATGCGGAAAAGGTGGCCAACCTGCTGCGTCGCCTCGTCCGTGAGGAAGACGGCTATCCGGTAACGCTCCGTGGCGGCAATATGTCGTTTGTGGGCGAGGGGGTCTTTTTCCAGGGCGTGGCGCGCGCCTACGACATGGTGCGCGATTCCGGCCTGTTGACGGATGAAGACCACCGGCTGGTCGAGCAAACCTTTCGGCTTTTTATCCACCGCACCATCAAGGGCAACACGCGCGGCGCCATCAGCAATTGGAACGTGGCCGAGTTGACGGCGGCATGCTACTGCGCCCTGGCGTTGCAGGACTGGCACTTGGTCGAGCAGCTGCTGGAATCCCCGTCGGGGATCTATGCGCAGATCTATCACGGCATCATGGGCGATGGCTGGTGGTATGAGTGCGCGGTGGGCTACAACACCTGGGTGGCCAGCGAATTTTCCGAAATCGCGATTGCGCTGGAGCCGTGGGGCATCAACCTGAAGGATCGCAAGTTCCCGATCGGCACAACGCCGTATTTCTCGCTGCAGGCGAGCCGCCGCGTGGCCGGGCTGCACGGCATGGCGTTCGAGAAGTGGGGCTCGATCAATCAAAACCATATCGGCATCAAGGATATGTGGGATGCCGTAATTCCTTTCCTCGATTACCGCGGGGTGATCTTTGCCGTGAACGATGCCAAGGAAGACAAAGTGACCGGAAAACCGTATGAGCTGGCCTACTACCTCTATGGCGACCCGGAATATGCGGCGGTGATCAAGCGCGGTGACTCGCGCGACCTGCTCTACGGGGTGCCCGAGCTGCCGGATGTGACGTCGGAAAAAATGACGCAGTCGGCCTATGCCGACAACATTGGCGCCGTGATGCTGCGTTCGCAGACCCCGGGCCGCGAACAGCGCGAGCAGATCCAGGCCGTGCTGCACTATGGCTCGCATGGCGGGCACCATGGCCACTTCGACCGGCTCAACCTCATCAGCATGATGCGCTACGGCCGCAGCTTCTATAACCCCGAAATGTTTTGGTACGGGTATCAATCCTACCTCTACAAATTCCTCGTCCAGACCTCCATGACCAAAAACATGGTGGTGGTCGACCAGAAGCAGCAGGAGCCGAAGGAGAGTTTCCGCACGTTCTATTACGAAGGCGACATGATGCAGGCCTCCGCCGTCGAAAGCATCTCGCGCTGGAGCCATCCGCCCTACGGGGGCATGACCTACTCCGGCAAGGAAGGCATGACCTTCAAGGAAAAGTCGGAGGAGGAAAACCGCTCCCTGTTCGTGCCGGCGGACGCGCCGGAATACGGCCGTTGCACCGGCTTCACCGAAGACATCACCCAGCGCCGCCTGATGGTCATGATGGACGACTATGTGGTGCTGGCCGACTATCTGAAAGGCGACGAAGAACACACCTTCGACTGGCTGATGCAGATCAAGGGGTTCCAAGGTTTGAAGGGCGACACGGTTGAAAAGGTGCGCCACACCGGCCAGATGAACAAGGACCCGCTGGGGGCGGCGCAATTCATTACCGATTGCGACTGGTACAAGACCGAGGGCACTTCGCGCGCAACCTTCAAGACGCTGTGGGGCGAAGGGGCCGACAACGAAGGCGCCCGCATGCCGAACAGCGAGGACGGCGTACTCATGATCGACGTGTTCAATGCCTGGCCGCAGAGCAACGAAATCATGGTTGCGACGGCCTCCGAAAGCTTCGGCGTGAATAAGCGCGTTTGGTATAAGGTGAAGGCCGATGGCGAAACGTTGGATGACGGGAGTACGGGAGCCTGGGTGCTGGGGGCCAAACCCATTGAGGTCAACATTTCCGGCAAGAACGAGCTGGTGCTGACCACCCGGACCGAAAAGCCGCGCAACAACACCATCTTCTGGGGCGATGCCAAGCTGATCCTGAACGATGGTTCCGAAGTGTTGCTCGCCTCCCTGCCGGTGAAGTACGACAACATCCTGATGCCGCCGGCCAAGGGGCGGGACTACTACAACGGGCCGATCAAGATCGAGGGCGTGCCGATGCAGGATTCCATTCCGGGCATGCCGGAAAACAGCAAGGAGTCCGGCAGCATCACCCTCGACCTTTCCGGCATGGGAGCGGTCGCCTTCAAGGCGACGCTGGGCGGCGATTTCCCGCTGGGCGGCGAAACCCAGCGCCGCAAAACCATGGCGGTTCGAAGCAAAGGAAAAGACGCCCACTTCCTCTCCGTCCTCGAACCCTATGAATCCGAATCGATGATCAAGTCGGTGTCGGCGAAAAGTGCCCATGAGCTGGTCGTTGAACTCACGGACGGCCGTACGCAGGAAATCACGATTTCCGGATTCGATGCGCACCCCCAGGCCGTAAAGGTTTCCGTGCGTGAAAGCTGCAACGGCCAATCCGTCCGAGAAGAGCACACGCATTAGCGCCTTTTGAATTGCTGGGGGGTGTGATTCGGTCAGATTCAAACTGACGTTGGTCAAACAACGGAAAGGAACCACCGATCTCGCGGGCTAACAGGGTAGCCTTTAAAGGCATGGTATACTTGCATCCCTCTGGTAGAACTATTCCTAGGTCGGAAGAGGTTTTCGACCAAGTGAGCGCCCTGCCGAGGGTTAGGCAGGGGAGTCTGAGCGAGAGATGAGAAATAAAAAGGTGGTATCCATGAAAAAGAGACATCTAGTAGTAGTTGGCGCGGTGGCAATGGCATGCGCAACCCAGACGGCAAAGGCGCAGTTTTTCACGAACGACCTGACGGACGCGGCCAGCGTGGCGTTGGACTTCAATGAATATATTTCGTCCTACAGCAATGCGGTTTGGTCCTACACGAACGGCTATATGGTGACGGACAGCGGGACAACCAATACCGTCCTGGAAGGCGGCGCGATCATTGATTGGGTAACCGAGGATACGGATACCGCCCGCAGTTACCTGGGAACGATCCATTCCAACTGGCTGGGGAAATCCTGGACGGCCCATATCGGCATGGAAGCGCCGAATGCCGAAAAGCCCTACTATTTCTTTGGCCTGGGCAACCCGCAGCCTAACGAGGCGGGGAACAGATACCATGAACCGAGGAATGCCGACACGGTATACCTCAAGTTCCAGACCGGCAATAGAAACTCGAAGGTGGGCGTCTTTAATGATAATGGAACCACATTATATGACACGGGGGCCTGGCGCGGCGATCCGGGTTATGACCTCTGGATGACCTACAACCATATCAACAAAACCATCCAGTTCGATCTCGATGACTGGAACGGCGGCCGCTACAGCGATATCGATCTCTCCACGCCGGAGATTTCCATTGATGGCCAGTTTTCGGATACCAACGTGGTGCATATTTTCTTCGGCTCCAACGCCAAGGTGTGCTTCCGCGATTTCGATGTGGTCGAAATCGATGCCGAAACACCTCCGGCGATTCCCCAGAACGTCTATACCGTCATCAGTAATATGGCGGTGGAGGTGAAATGGGAAGCAGCCGGCGGTGCTGATTCATATGACGTGAAGCGCACGACGGACAGTGGATCCAACTATGTGACGCTCGCCACGGGCGTGACCGACCTAAGCTATGTGGATGCGACGGTGGAAACCAACGAACTCTACCACTATGTGGTTTCTGCAACCAACCAGTTCGGGGCCAGCGATCTTTCCGCAGAAGCGACAGGTAAAGGGCTCCCTTATGACATTATCGGCCCACCTTCTTCGTATGGTGAAGGCAGTGCATTGGATATGGATAACCTGTTCGACGGCGACCCCGCTGTCTTTGCAGACACCACGGTGGCCGGCAGCTGGGCCGGCCTGGATCTCGGCTCTGCCCAGCAGGTGGTTCAGATCGACTATGTGTTGAGGAACTGGAACCCCCATGCGGTCAACAACGGTACCAATGGCACGTTCGAGGGATCCAATGATCCGGACTTCCTCACCGGAGTCGAAATCCTGCACACGATACCGACGAACGTTGCAACCTACCCGACGGTCAACTCGATCACCATTACCAACGCGTCGTCCTTCCGGTATGTCCGCGCTAAGGGCCGTACCGCCAATCCCGATGCCAAACCGCTGTATTTCCTGGCTGAAATAGACTTCATTACTTCCGAAAACATCCAGTCCACCACGAACGGCACGCTGTACAGCTGGTTGGATTCGTTCTATGATGTCGACACCCTGTTTGGCGGCGACTACGAGGCCGCCGACCTTTCGGATACGGACCTGGACGGTCACCTGGCCTGGGAGGAACACATTGCCGGAACCATCCCGACCGATTCCAGCTCGGTGCTCAAAGTCACGTCGGTCACTTCCGATGGTGGCGACTATGTCATTAC
This DNA window, taken from Pontiella desulfatans, encodes the following:
- a CDS encoding heparinase II/III domain-containing protein, translating into MNRSVIASGILMLALAAGAGHPQLLTTAEQHEAIRRKVATVDWAKSAFAKLQERIDGYVAQTAADPQWAVSRLAMNWDTHYVTPITEGSRTIKGEGRAEVPTPRFAGARDWKTDYVRQTPIENLKPFNDKDGKICLVNETTGQEEWVDPSITGHAIERINNEIMALAADAAFLYWVTGNKAYADFAAPILWTYMNGLAHTKKPVILDENGGPHRIIGTASYEVIHDGILHSIAVAYDYLYDYIRSDDSMDGTVVEMGIKRFVDRIIEGGGRTGNWNLHQAKKIAYGGMVLGSNEAYADLKGRQYYIDIALNADLPNQWGVTHVIREGYDQETAIWPEAPGYAFDTTANIIEIVSLLSTDPDGRKALENPLLKKAVLDQRKQTYPPGYSHAMGDTSYARVDARAGELMLSWALSQGDQEAIEAFSALLQGEVASGKYDRNSQESLLALTRYAAELPKAHPEVLKKTPTYFAEPVNLVMLENRSGNGDARYALGAAMFGTKGGHMHANGLAVELYGAGYVLGFDSGRGSSYWQPDHGDYYSKAPAHNTVIVNGTSSYARHGRDTIAMQVEAVEPAFDQPAENEHLTYLTASFRHTKPAASQQRTLALVRIDDTTAFYFDVFRSKTDKADPDQYHDWFYHGMADAMDVKALSLKPSKQLTSKRGNMKGYDYFTEEKSTETDSPVKATFPLHIEGNEVAMDVWMLAEEGRRVYSVMAPANRGARHYVDEQYWDRLQPTLVVRQMGEAWERPFVAVYEPSLQADGTKIRSVKQVGADRWRVGGEGWSAVLSLDGAKLGLEVEHGK
- a CDS encoding DUF6250 domain-containing protein; its protein translation is MGNRKPVRSGGVTGFSMFCIAWSRRFACLAGGLVAMGVCEASEPLVLGYGKEAFTVGNELYATEFADPENWVVQVADVDSPTKERVTFEAGMLDLYMPDRGCTAWLNKPFKGPITIVYNVRCPLETEKDDGILATDINNFWHCSDPRNFDAVLTTTQTHYHGGFLGYHEMRGYYACTGGGRNRTTRFRRYPRWKDGKDIPHIAVNANDGKKEFLIEPGTWHTIQLVYCDGLLQYIKDGLVVYEFKEGDAITVETRDKDNRRQKHEETYTLDKFPAYDEGYFGFRMVGSHHQYKNLKIYELVPE
- a CDS encoding DUF6250 domain-containing protein: MKLVKFMLLGILAGALAGCRSTKVEEAPAVVVAGHGKAAFTVGEKLYETDFSSSEGWVVQVEQKGEPGKEWIRFGDHMLDLCMPARGCTAWLTKKFQGPIAIVYQVKCPLEWIDGDAIQARDINNFWHCSHPGDAEKIFDAELYHGGFGSYSKMQGYYASTGGGAHEGNHTTRFRRYPREVDGKPYPHIALNDRDDQEGYLITPGAWHTVQLVACNGLVQYIVDGKVVYEIKEGDSIDIETPDKGKVTKPYSLKEFPAYVEGYFGFRLVRTHHQYRNLKIYRLDPK
- a CDS encoding glycoside hydrolase family protein, translated to MNVLKVMLMGVAITACSVSAGASDWNMDLSDRLGVVPVDGGFKQEGYWVWGSSIVKGDDGKYHMYVSRWPKSLKFHPGWMVASEIVHAVSDTAVGPYAFSDVALGKRHPQYWDGCTQHNPKVFRHGDTYILFYTGSTHPFDDAVNHPDEVVLNSKYSIVGRSNKRIGVATAKSPYGPWTRMDAPVLDTKPGTFYSFLTSNPTPIINNDGSVLLIFKSRKHNDQFPYHSDMMLGVAKAPHFTGPYTVAMDEPIFSETRFGVVEDPYLWKDESGYHMLAKDMKGKIAGKHHAGIVAHSKDGLNWEIGEHPLAYTKHIKWDDGTEGEMGQLERVQGLIEDGVLTHLSFAVMDGPGGFGNGKNTWNIVVPIKPE
- a CDS encoding COG1470 family protein, with product MKFLSVFLAMVFPLMTMADLRMDVGRSDLSDWTGVSTVGKNEAGVESGKPVSYTYQNQNRVYPGLMRDFYGDAADWYGYAGLSFELFLDKPSTAEVTATFKADPVDHMELNPASTATVLVTGQGWKTVYLPWDLFDVNAAQLGNALQAVKELELTATSAENSELKIRNVRVVKGELVSVQSPVQGRATEAGGSVHYELRVGNTSDSKLGVRLHVEKTGWESMVVSLETSTLELEPGEEKTVAVEVAIPASLPAGAREKQIIKAIPNGLGAASGTIAFFTAVRVPTPNIVFTADQWQAVKDKVANHDWAKKELTECEKAASGWKVPEAKFDPADPQQPLFHKTHADPLKTCGIAYQLTGKQEYAEKVANLLRRLVREEDGYPVTLRGGNMSFVGEGVFFQGVARAYDMVRDSGLLTDEDHRLVEQTFRLFIHRTIKGNTRGAISNWNVAELTAACYCALALQDWHLVEQLLESPSGIYAQIYHGIMGDGWWYECAVGYNTWVASEFSEIAIALEPWGINLKDRKFPIGTTPYFSLQASRRVAGLHGMAFEKWGSINQNHIGIKDMWDAVIPFLDYRGVIFAVNDAKEDKVTGKPYELAYYLYGDPEYAAVIKRGDSRDLLYGVPELPDVTSEKMTQSAYADNIGAVMLRSQTPGREQREQIQAVLHYGSHGGHHGHFDRLNLISMMRYGRSFYNPEMFWYGYQSYLYKFLVQTSMTKNMVVVDQKQQEPKESFRTFYYEGDMMQASAVESISRWSHPPYGGMTYSGKEGMTFKEKSEEENRSLFVPADAPEYGRCTGFTEDITQRRLMVMMDDYVVLADYLKGDEEHTFDWLMQIKGFQGLKGDTVEKVRHTGQMNKDPLGAAQFITDCDWYKTEGTSRATFKTLWGEGADNEGARMPNSEDGVLMIDVFNAWPQSNEIMVATASESFGVNKRVWYKVKADGETLDDGSTGAWVLGAKPIEVNISGKNELVLTTRTEKPRNNTIFWGDAKLILNDGSEVLLASLPVKYDNILMPPAKGRDYYNGPIKIEGVPMQDSIPGMPENSKESGSITLDLSGMGAVAFKATLGGDFPLGGETQRRKTMAVRSKGKDAHFLSVLEPYESESMIKSVSAKSAHELVVELTDGRTQEITISGFDAHPQAVKVSVRESCNGQSVREEHTH
- a CDS encoding fibronectin type III domain-containing protein, which codes for MKKRHLVVVGAVAMACATQTAKAQFFTNDLTDAASVALDFNEYISSYSNAVWSYTNGYMVTDSGTTNTVLEGGAIIDWVTEDTDTARSYLGTIHSNWLGKSWTAHIGMEAPNAEKPYYFFGLGNPQPNEAGNRYHEPRNADTVYLKFQTGNRNSKVGVFNDNGTTLYDTGAWRGDPGYDLWMTYNHINKTIQFDLDDWNGGRYSDIDLSTPEISIDGQFSDTNVVHIFFGSNAKVCFRDFDVVEIDAETPPAIPQNVYTVISNMAVEVKWEAAGGADSYDVKRTTDSGSNYVTLATGVTDLSYVDATVETNELYHYVVSATNQFGASDLSAEATGKGLPYDIIGPPSSYGEGSALDMDNLFDGDPAVFADTTVAGSWAGLDLGSAQQVVQIDYVLRNWNPHAVNNGTNGTFEGSNDPDFLTGVEILHTIPTNVATYPTVNSITITNASSFRYVRAKGRTANPDAKPLYFLAEIDFITSENIQSTTNGTLYSWLDSFYDVDTLFGGDYEAADLSDTDLDGHLAWEEHIAGTIPTDSSSVLKVTSVTSDGGDYVITWQSVAGKSYSIRTNLNLVVGTPGIAADGILGAAGETSVTSSIPSASSVFYEIIVE